In a single window of the Nodularia spumigena CCY9414 genome:
- a CDS encoding NUDIX hydrolase: MPGRNHKKIPIPLNQQPLADFKVGVDNVIFSVDTAQNRLLVLLIMRQQEPFLNSWSLPGTLVRQGESLEDAAYRIMAEKIRVNNLYLEQLYTFGGPHRDPREAAGSYGIRYLSVSYFALVRFEEAELIADKVSGIAWYPVKDVPQLAFDHNQVLAYGHRRLRNKLEYSPVAFDVLPASFTLNDLYQLYTTVLGDNFADYSNFRARLLKLGFLSDTGIKVSRGAGRPASLYKFDAEAFAPFKDKPLVFI, translated from the coding sequence ATGCCAGGACGCAACCACAAAAAGATACCAATTCCACTAAATCAACAACCTTTGGCCGATTTTAAGGTTGGCGTTGATAATGTCATTTTCTCTGTAGATACTGCCCAAAATCGGCTACTAGTTCTCTTAATCATGCGACAACAGGAACCATTTTTAAATTCTTGGAGTCTTCCCGGTACTTTGGTACGTCAAGGAGAGTCTTTAGAAGATGCTGCCTATCGAATTATGGCAGAAAAAATTAGGGTGAATAATCTTTATTTAGAACAGTTATACACCTTTGGCGGTCCCCATCGCGATCCACGGGAAGCTGCTGGTAGTTATGGTATACGTTATCTCTCAGTTAGTTATTTTGCCCTAGTGAGATTTGAAGAAGCAGAATTAATTGCTGATAAAGTCTCTGGTATTGCTTGGTATCCAGTTAAAGATGTCCCACAATTAGCTTTTGATCATAATCAAGTTTTGGCTTATGGACACAGACGTTTACGAAATAAGTTAGAGTATAGTCCCGTTGCTTTTGATGTTTTGCCAGCTAGCTTTACATTAAATGATTTGTATCAGTTATACACTACAGTTTTAGGCGACAATTTTGCTGATTATTCTAACTTTCGGGCGCGGCTACTGAAGTTAGGTTTTTTGTCCGATACCGGAATCAAAGTTTCACGGGGTGCTGGTCGTCCGGCTAGTTTATATAAGTTTGATGCTGAGGCTTTTGCACCTTTTAAAGATAAACCTTTAGTATTTATTTAG